ATGCTAAAATTTGAACAGGAGACCGGTTCTCAACCCGCTTTGTCAGTCACACCCTTGGGTGCGAAAATGCCAAATCAATTGTATCACCAAAGAACAAATCCTAAAAGAGCAAGGCAAGATATAGGTGAAAATCGTATTACTCTTGCTCTATGTAGCATATGAACTAGAACTAGAGCCCGTAGATTCAGAATGAGTGTGATCTTATTAGATATATGCATTCTAAATACTGTCTATTATCTGTACTGATTCCATTAAAATTCTTCTTCTTTTGACATTGTTGAATTTACTGTCTTCTAACTGCACTTTTACACCAACATTGTTTAACACGCCATGATTTTGTTGTTAGTTTTGGAATAATAACTCCCAATAATCTCACCTAAGAATGACTCTTAATCCTTTTTGCATACGTACACATAGTTTGAACCCAAAGTAATAAGTTCAGTTGAACCCACTGCCCTAAATCCACATTTGCTTAAAGATGATTATGAAAGCCTTTAAGTGAATAGTTTTACCAGATATAACAATTTCCTTGAAAacaaataattgaaatgaaataaTAGGACAAGATTTGTATCTTGGGAGTTTATAACAAGCAATGCAATGATGACCCACAATGATAATAATTGAAATAACAATAGGCTTAGGAAGAAAAATCTAATGTTACAGGTCAGGATAAATGATCTCAAAATAagaaaattcatttacaacttggGTCCATGGGTGGATTCTGAATCtgatgctttacattgtttataGCATCCTCCCTACCTGACAAGAAAACtggaattaaaaaagaaaagataagcagTTCTGGATAAGCATTCTTCGTCAAGTTTAGTCACAAGTTCGAGCCTACACCAAGCAAACAAAGtctggtatttaagtggagaagaatAGAGGGGCGGGCCCATCATTCCCATGTTTCATACTCCAGGATCAACGGGTTAGCTCAAGACGAATTTCTCGGTCATAAAAGATGCAGGTGGAACACATTATTCAAATTCGGAAATTTAAAAGTATTACCCAGATAACAAACAAAATTGCAAGACAGACAAAGCAATTTTAAATCACGAGTCACAAGCCCAAGCCTAAGCCTGAAATAAGGGTCTCCTTTCTTATAAGTTATACATATCTTATGCTTGTCATTACTTTAGCAACTTAAGTTTGCATAACTAGTACTCCCTccagatcaaaaagagtgtccacttagtcattagcacaccctttaagaaaatactaactcctagaaaaaaatagataatttgactaaactgcccctaattaaataggtattggaatttgatcacatagcacttaatagggacaaatcaggaaaaataagattaattctttcttgatttgataagtcgGCACTCTTTTTGACCCAGGTAAAAaaagctaagtggacacttttttttatccaaagggagtaccatgtttggtagcactttagttgctatgtataaaattcaGTACACCAAGTACGGTGTTTGCTTATCAGCTTATAAttctgcataactaatacatatataagttatgagggaatctatgcattattttatgcaggatagaagatgaaataactaatacatggATAACTAACCCTATataactaatccctgcattactaATACTGCATAACTACAAGCAACCAAAGGACCCCTTAGTGCTCTGTAAATATATGGTATGAATAATATAGATTTAATGTACCTTGACCCAGAGAGCCGATACAGCAAATTCCTGACTTGGCATCAACTGCACCAGAAAGCCACCTATGCTCAATTGGCGTACACTGTCAACCTTACTCGAGCTGTAACTTCTGGATGCAGCTTCAGTTCAGCAACATATTCTCCGGTTTCTCGAATCTCAGGCAGAGTGACAATTTTCTTGTCCACATCCCTACAAGTAAATTGTGTGTGAATATATGTAGCAAAGTTAAAGTAGGAACTCATTTGGTACATCTGATTTCCTTTATGACTTTATACGACGACTTTTTTTCCGTGTCACTTTTCTTCCTATTAGAGAAGTAGAGAATACATTCTCAATcccttcttctcttcttttttgGGCTTTTTTCATTTCTGGCCCATCGGCCCAAATTAACTATGGGCGCTAGCAAAATATACAATACAAATACattgattatgtatatttatacttaatattatttttttttgacaatgataacacataaatttatacttaGTATACAAGATATATACTTCACTGTCCTAGACGACTAATGTTAACGAGTAAGTAACACCAGACATTAGGCTGCACAGAAGGAATCACAAAATAAAATAAGCACTGCATGAAAAATATCAGATGACAATTGAGTCTGTTTCCCCAAACACTCGGATGACTTTATAAACCAAATAAATCAGAGAACATAGGTTTTCAAGTTAATGCAAATTCATATGCCAGGGTCAACCATATGAAGGACAATATACTTTAACAGTCTTCAATAAACTTAGAAGTGATTAGTCTGCATACTACTAGTCTACAGGCTGTGGCAGAAAAGATTGAAAAACATAGTACCTCTGTATCTGTGCTTTTATAATATCAACGAGATCCTGAGCAGTGACACTGCAATAGAGATGACATCAAAAGGTAGGCTAAATATtcaccttcttttcttttttcttttttcttctttttttttttttttttttttttttgataagcagACTAAATATTCACCAAGTGTTTCTCGTTACAATTTAGTAGTTCACTGACCTTCCAAAGATTTGCTTTCCTTTCCCACCCTTACGCTTCACCTTGAAGGCTCCAACAGTTTCAAAAATTCGAGCAAGTTGTGCTGCCTCTTCTTTCACCTGAATTCAAGACTAAACGTTTAACTAAAACCACATTCGTTATGAAACCTTTGTGGCATAGGTAGACTTTTTCAGTgacttaaattttaaaaaatatatatgttttttcaaatttcaacatATTGGATTAATGAGGTATCTGATTACCTGTTGTTTCTCAGCCTCAATTCTATCCTCCTCCATCTTCATTTCCCTGAGAAGAAAAGTATGTAATGTTATGAAATAAAAAGTTCATCCTTGAAGTTAATGGATAAATCTCTCACCAAAGGCAGAGGCGGAGCTACAATACAAGTTACGGGTTCGGCAGAACCCAATAAGTTTGGCTTAAACTCTATATTTATACTAACAGATTCACTTACTATGTATAAATTATTTATCCCGAAACACAGTAAAATAGTAAAGTGTCCTGTCCTAGAATTCAGAACCCAAAAACCTAATATCCTAAATTCTGAAGGCAAAGCATGCTAATAATTCAATTAAATTGCTTCCAGCAACCATCTACAACGAAGCCTTCACATATTTGTCATGTTCTTTAGTATGAAATTGCAAATCCTATCGCCAACGGAGCTTCAGTAATGACCCAGTGTTCTAACACCAAAGTTACCACATTTCTTCTCTAGTAATATCGGCAATGATTAAGCATCATTTTGTTACGACTTTTTGTATACGGATAATGTATGTCATGGGTATATTCACTTTTCAGCTAGTTACTAGTAGTTTAAAGGATCTGACAGAGTAAGCATATCTATGTTATTTCCGTTCGACACTAGTCCATCAGCATAGATGAGTGACTAGACTACACAAGCAATAGTAATAACATACTTACACTCATGAACAAGCACGCATGTGTAGCATATTAATTAGATGAAGCAAAGATTCCTGATAATAATTACGGCAAAGGGTCAAAACTGCCCCTAGATTATGCAAAATGGAACAATTTTGCCCTCCATTAAAAAGTGTCTCGTCCTTACCCCTGTCGTTACAAATAGTGGCTCGATTTTTGCCCTTATGGCTGAACAGCAGCAGCTATAGGGTAAATTTAGACCATTCGCAAAATTCAACGACAAATTCAATCCTTTTTTCTTCTTTCCCCAAGATCTTTTACAAACAAGTCCCTTCAATCTACCTGAAGGTAATTAAGTGTCACTAAGTATGAATGACCTTTAAAAGAGGATGAATACATGTCGGAGTACATCTATTTAAATTGAACgggtgaactcttttttttttttttcctttatgcCACCCGTCAAGAAAACTTTAATCCAacttaattatgatttttttttctcttactACGTTCTTTACTTGAGAATAATACGGTTTGACCCTTGAGTCCAATAATGTAACGGCTCTGGTCCAACTGCCAAGGTATTGTCAGCTTTGGACCTAGGCCTACACGGATTTGTCCCTTGGGTTTTAACCCAAAAGGCGCCTCAACGGTTGATTCTGAAGTCAGTCTTATAACACGGTTTGACCctaactttcttcttccattccGATGTGGGATTTTCCTTAGGTGTAATGTGCACCCTTTCTTTAGAGGTTTGCCCTCTGTCATGGGCGTCACAAATAATATGGTTAAGTTGATAATTTAAACTATACAGGGTGGTTAGAAATGTGAACATTCAACACTCAAAATCATGCATTAACAGGCTTCAAAAGGGACAAGCAAATTCAACATTTGTGAATCCATCTAACACAAACAGAAAGTGAACAATATTAACAAACTTTAACTCAATAAAATGTATATAATGAAAGAATAATCTACAGCAATGAAAGTATATAGCAGAATTTTAGTTCCAAATAGAATTAAATAAGTTACTTGATAAGTGCAGGTGTCACAATTGAAGCCTTGCCCAATGGTAGCAAATAATTCCTAAAGAATCCTGCTTTAACATCCAAAAGCTCCCCTTTTTTTCCCAACTGTGTAATATCCTCCTTCAATATTATCTGctccatccaaaaaaaaaaaaaaattgagctcTAAAGATAAAATAAATTGAACCCATTATAACATTTTCAAGAAAGACTTCACCTTTCTTAGTTTCTTGGCTTTTTTTTGAGCTACAATTGAGGTTCTTTCTGATAATTTTGGTGTTTCAGAATTTGTGGTTTTGGCTAAAGTGTAATTGTGAAGACAAAAAGATGAACTCCATGACAGACTTGTTGCTGTAGACGCCATTGTTTTGGTTCTGTTTTTCAGTTTGTGTATTTTACAGTGTATAACGTTATCTTATCTGTAATGGCGACTTGAAGTTCTTTAACGGGCCATAACATAATTGGGCTAATAATAGTTGCTTGGGCCATTTTCATAGATccttgcacttttgtccctatttttgGCCCTCATAACAAATTAACTTTTgggaaaaggacacaaatggccATCCGGCCTAAACTATTGACAAACGGATGGACCAAGAAACTTACAcaaatggttttttttttccaactaatTTTCAGGTTATAGAAACTGTATCGTtgttgtatagaaaatgtatatCTATAGTATGCGTTTAGAAAAAAATGGATCATTGTTTTgtgtttaataaatgtataatcaacgtatacttactaattatacacatattatacgtgttttgggatatttcttgAAGGCTCAATCAACGTATAtttactaattatacacatattatacatgttttggataTTTTTTGAAGGCTCAATAGTTCACCTTTCTTATTTTCTTGGCTTTTTCTTTTGAGCAACAATTGTTAAAATTGAGGTTCTCTCTGATAATTTTGTTGTTTCAAGATTGGTGTTTTTGGCTAAGGTGTAGTTGTGAAGACAAAAAGATGAACTCCATGATGGACTTGTTGCTGTAGACGCCATTgatacttccttttttttttttgtttttgttttgctgTTTTGGTCAGTTTTATGTATTCACAGTGTATAACGTTATCTTATCTGTAATAGGGACCTGAAGAAGATAATAGTTTTCTAAACGGGCTAGAAAATTAGTGGGCTAATGCATGGTAGGCCCGTTATTGCTCTAATATAAATATATGGGccattcgcagaattgcccttcttttggggtggtctttaaattttgcctctcatatttgaaatctttaagtttttcccttcggctaaaccccatgggttccaggttcgaacccccacacagtcaaaatttttaaaaaaaatcgcaaggcagagtttaaatttgctatgcccccaccggcatacacttgtgaaggaattaccaaagttatgttcgacccgacatacttatgtcttatgggcagacttggcataagtatgccgggtccggcataaactttggtaattccttcacaagtttatgccggatccggcataaaagtttgcccattaaaagtataccccccaacggcataaacttgttaaggaattatcaaaCTTATGTCGgtcccgacatacttatgccttatgggcagacttggcataagtatgtcgggtccggcataactttggtaattccttcacaagtttatgcctggtccggcataaaagtatgcccccaccggatgAGGGTACCTAGGAAGAATTTCATTGTCCTCCTTCCAAAATTATTACAAAACTAAAAGGCTTCATGGTAAAAACTTTGTGCGTGGCCTCTTCCACTCATCGTTATGAAAATgctgtcaacaattatcatagtgttaatactcatgaaaaattaggcttagatataatggaacaaaatcacgacaactactcttttctaacactaccccataatatattaacaagagcagttataatatatccaatacaggaaatgtagcaaagaaagtcttaagccacattgacacaaaaaccacttaaattttaatagagcattttgatgtcactaaaAATCTGTAAAAAGTTGACATGAGATCTCAATGTTATGTCgaacccggcataaacttatgaaggaattaccaaagttatgtcggacccggcatacttatgccaagtttgcccataaggcatgagtatgccgggtccggcataactttggtaattccttcataagtttatgtcgggtccggcatacacgcgacccaaaccttgtcttgcagttttcttttttaatttatgcttgagcgggggttcgaactcaaaacctcatgatttctgcgtgaacgttcagtgttgcaatgcgaagggcaaaaattaaagaccagcaatatgaggggcataatttaaagaccacaaatatgaggggcaaaatttaaagaccaccccaaaagaagggcaatccgcgcaaaaaaatgtaaatatataagGTAAACTTATAGAAATAACTATCTTATTATAGGTCCTTACCATTACTAGCTACCCTTTTCAATATTACGCTATGTAGCTACCATTTTATTAGTTTATGTATTTAGACGCGTGTATTTGAAGGTCTTCAAATACATAACTAATCTGTAAACAATAACCAGATCCCTTTAATTTAGGCATTAACGGTGGTGTTTATTAATAGACAGAATAATAGCTTTTTTTAATATCTTTCTGTCTTCCCTTCTTTTGGTAAGGTAAATTTTGTTCCATAATTTTAGCTTTCATTTCTTTCTCCAACCATGATTTTCCTTCTCTCTTCCCTTCTTTTTGTAactaaattcaaaattcaaaaacaTTAATAATAGAAGGAAACACAAAAACAGAGACTACGATCATTCAACCGGTAATTCGAAAAATACATAACTTGTAACTTCAAAACACTTAAAAAACAATTGTATTTAAGTTTTATTGAAAAATTCAAATACACAAATACATCAAACATTCATAAACGAATTTAAATGACTGTGTATTTGATTCGCGGTCCATCACTATGtcaaatacacaaatacataCAAACAAAATACGTCACTCATTGGTTCAAATACACAAAAATATGCAAACATATGCATCATTGGTtcaaatacacaaatacataGAAACATTCATAAACGAATTTAAATGACTGTGTATTTTATTCGCATCATTATTtcaaatacacaaatacataCAACAAAATACGTCACTGTTTCAAATACACCAGTACATAAAACATTCATATACAAAATTGAATGTATGTGTAGTCGATAAACAGTTAATCACTGGTTCAAATACACAAattacatacatattaattaatgaaaacaaaaataattaagggtttagggtttagggtttagtgGAAAAGAAGAAGTTAACAATGATAGCCATTGTTGAGAAGAAGTTAGGGTTTAGGATttagtggaagaagaaaatggaagagaGAAGGAGAATCATGGTTGAagaaggaaagggaagctaaaatTATGGAACCAATTTTAATAATAGTCAATGCCTATTATTAAGGGATTTGTTTAACCATTTATATGTATAGTTACTGATATAGCTATGGATGGTAAATTAGAATAGTAAattagttactaaatataaataactaaaagggtagttattatcaataaaTAGGTCTTATATGAAGCTACATCAAGTAATTATTCCAATATATAATTGCTTGGGCCATTTTAATAGGCCCTTAAAGACTTCTTCcgcatttttttgcgcggattgttattcttttggggtggtctttaatttttggccctcaaatttatggtctttaatatttgtccttcgcttaacACTCAGAGGTCCTGAGTTCGAACCCAGgatcaatcaaaaaaaaaatcgcaaggcataagttgggattcgTAAGGCATACCCAAAGATAGGGCAGAGGTTTGCAAAATtccagcatttttttttttttggcttaaggcagagtttgaaacccttaaggcataagttggggtccaacttatgccttgcgatttttttaaaaaaattttgacTGAGAGGGGTTCGAAACTGGAACTAAGGGGCTTTtagcgaaggccaaaaattaaagaccactgatttgagggacaaaaattaaagatcacccccagCGAAGAGCAATCTTGCAAATTGCCCCTTCTTCAGTGATTTATGTAAATGTcccatttttttttgtgcggattgcccttcaaaggcactggtctttaatttttgtctctcaaattggtggtctttaatatttgctctTCGCCTAATAActcgaggttttgggttcgaaccccagctcaaaaaaaaaataaaaaaaatcgcaaggcagaagtttgtagcaaagttaggccttaaggcaaacatttacccaaaattaggcctattcggacaaaagttaggccttaaggcagaggtttgtaaaATTTCAACTAAGTTAAAAAAAAAGACTGTCTTATGCCTGAATGCAAATTCTAACTTAAGGTAGATTTTGAAACTCTGTctgaggtagagttttgcatgtttgaaattctgtcttgcgaatccaaagtCTACCTTgtgattttcttaaaaaaaaaaaattaactgagCGGGGGTTTGAACCCGCAACCAAGGTATTTTTAgcaaaggccaaaaattaaagaccaccaatttgagggacaaatattaaaaaccagtgcctttgaaggacaatcgtgcaaatcctgtcatttgcacttttgtcctattttgtgttggtctgtAATTTTTGCTCTTTAACAGATAATTTTTTCGCGGGGCATAATATATTTTCGCGTCATAATATCTCACAGTTATGCCCGGCAGGATTTTTGCCTTTAAAGAACTTATGCAccactaggcataagttcgattttgaaagacaaaaattaaagaccagcccatttgaagggaaaaccgtgcaatttcttcttcttttggtcTTTATTTGGATTATGTCTCTATTTTTAAAAGCTGTGCAAATATAGCTCTTAAAAAATATAACTTTCGCACAACGTTGAATATTGGTCTAGTGTTTGCTCATATATTTCTCAAACATACAAATAAACATTCATCTAATATTTGCAATAATTGACAAAATTTTAGGCCGTGACGTAACGTTTTCTCATAAGATTTTCAGCAATTGCTCAGAAGGGATCTTTATGTCATGGTCTAAAAGGTCCATAAGttgcaagaaaaataaaaatatggtcaTTTACTGATATAAATATCGCTTGTATTATTCAATTGTCCACAAGTGTTGCCGAACGACCAAAAATTGATGTGTCTTCATTGTACTTGTTGAACTAGTATTCATACCTGCGCGATGCGCGGCCGTTATCAGAAGAATCTAATTATAAAAAATTAGTACACATACTTTATTGTTTATTTCACGTCAAATCTAATTGCTTTAACACTTAAATTGTATTTTTCCCTTCTACCAAAAAACAAATTGTATTTTTCCCGAGACTATTTATATTcttataaattaattttttaatattccTACCTACGCAAAAAAATACATTAAAAGTTTTTAAAGTAATTCTTTAACAAGCTTTTAAGCCAGATAAAGGAGGAAGctttaaaatttaattttgtaGCACTTTCTTTACcgaatatttatttttaattatgtaCCCAAGCCAATATATATGGATATACTCCTATCGTATTTCCACTTATACTAAAAATGAATTCTTTATCCTTTAATTAAATATAAACTAACTACACTTAGTTTTTAAAAAGTTgtattttaaatcaaatttaaatataaatacATACTATCCGGAACCTGACATGTGATTTTCTAATAATTTATCATTTGGCTAAATATCATTCCCCATGATTGAAAGTTTTGATTGAAACCTTGTTAGGTCTTCTTATAAGTTATCGTGTCACATATTCCTTGCGATAGCAAAGCTATAAAGAGAAACTTCCATTGAATAAGAACAAAATTATTGTTAGGTAATTAATCAAAACGGATTAACTTGTAGTGAAAAAAGTATAACggatattattatattttcatcatTGAATTAACCTTTTAATATCGGTGTCTTAATTTCGTTCCTTATATATTACACTATAATTTTTCTTGTACTCCTACAATATTCCCTGCTCAACACTTGTTCTCTTATTCTTTCCTCATATATCAAAATTGAGAAAATATATGTTCATTTTTTTGTAATGGTATTCTTGCATTTCACGCTCAAAATTTTAGATTTACTTATTTCAATCTCTTTTTCGTTGTCTCATTCTCCTTAAATTGGTGACTTTAGAGTTGAATTACGAGAGCGTTGAAGATGGTAAAAGATCAATGCTTAATCTCTAAGAATCAACCTAAGTAGTTATATATATTATCGAAAATATTTGCTGAACTATATTTATCCAGCAACTCTAAATGGAgataacaaaaaaaaagtttaaaaatattttttattcttaaattttattaaattttaattaCTTAGTCAACGTTCCGTAAAGAAATCAATAAGACTAATTTTTTGCATTTAAATTAATGAGTAAACACATGAAAATTTCTTCAGACAAATAAAAAGAAAGATCAAATATACCACACTAAGGTATAAGAGAAAAATTCAATAAGAAATTAAAACAAAGAGGACAATTGGTTAAGATAATTAATACACACACTAATAAAGGAAGTTGTTGAAGACACATACTCCTTGAGCTTATGAGAAAGCTTGACATtgttaacaacattataattccTTGAGGCTCCAATATATTCTTCTAACATCTTATACTGGTGCCAAAACAATAGTCGAATTATACGAAAAGCTAAAAGTTCATCTAAATCTAACTAAGCTAAGTAAAGTACTGTGTTAATCGACATAACATTAACTAATAACAATACATAAATATTATTAGTGGCGATTTAATCATTTTTAGTTATTCACTTTACTTTTAGCAAATACTAAAAGCTCCTCTAGTTCATATATTGCCTCTTGAATATCTTTAATTTAGTTTTTGAAGTTGACCAGGCCAATAACAACAAAATATTGGTTAGCACATCGAGAATGATATTAGTTTGGGCGGACCATTTAAAAAGACCTTCTTTTTCTACTCTCAACTTTTTTGTGCGGTTCTTTTCTATCATTACAGAAAAGGCAAAAAAGATCACcacaaaaaaaaagagtaatttgcggaggttaaaAGTTATAATTTGGATAGGTTTTAACTTTTGCTGATTTCTAGCGAAGGTCAAAACCTCTAAAAATTGCAGCTTTCAACCTACGTAAATTACCTTAAGTTTTGTAGTGATTAATTTACTTTATATAGATATGATAAGTACAAATAGAACTAATTTGTATAACAAAAAGAGGAGAATGAACTAACATTGAGGCGGGAAGAAATCATTCAATACTCTTATTATAATACTTATAAGTTTTATCCTATAATTACCAAGTCATTTAATTTGTTACTTAGCTTGTCACTTGATTTAATCACATTACAAACTCTGTGTAATGTGAGAATAATATTAAAGATTGTTAATGATATCCAAAGACAAACATAGTTGCTCAATTATTTATCACAAaatctttgattttttttattttttattttttgtaattcTTATTTGAGTATTACCTGCAGTAagcaattaattattttttactcTTTTATTTTCAATATAAAATTTTGGGTTATAATTTTAAGTATTTTCTTCACCTACATGAGATTTAGTTAaagttttaaaattttatttgttactTAGAATTTTTTAGCTCAATTTATACGTCTTTCCAATTATGGtattaattagtttttttttcatTTAGTATTTTACCACCTATAATTAAAGAGTAAATACTTATCCGAGTGCTTACATTAAATAAACTTAACTTGTTATGATTAAGTAATTTTATTAGTGCTACTTCCGCCCCTATTGCTTCTGCCTTCAAAGAAAGAATGCACTAAATCCGAGCATATGTTTGTCAAAACAATTAATTGGGGAGAGATCATTTCTTTTAGATATTTTCTAAAAGCTCCAAGCATCCTTCTAAAAATATCTTCCCCTAACGTCTTAcatatagtttttttttctaaTGCAAATTCTTGCTTTAGTGTAAATGCATCCAAGACTATAATTAATAAATATGCATCAAAAATCTAGATGTAAAATAAATTGTAGATTCATTCTTTGTACgtatgaaataaaaataaattatagatTCATATATTTGTCTGCAGCAAACTTTGATTCTCATTTGCACTTTTATCTTCTCAAGCACATCAACTTAGAACTCCGAAATATTTTGTCCAGAAAattactaaaaaaaaatattaagtaaaGTATTATGCTGCAAATGAAGCATGCATCAGGGAATTCTAAACCAAATTTAGTTCTAATCATCTTTAGATATGCACTCTTCCCAAAACTCTTGAGTACTAAAACCCCAATCAAATTAAAGGAACACAAACTCCAATCAAGATAAAAAAGAGTTCCAAAAATTTAAACTGGCTCATGATTAAAACACTAATCAAAAGCCAATATGATCATCGCTTACCAGCATAACTGGTGTCTGGTGGTATAGAAACTACATACATTTTAAAGGAACATGCACAAAATATTGAAATTATTCTCTGTTACATCAATACTGTGTTCTTTAATCTTTGAGAAAATTGTATTGAAAATTATATGTCTGAAATCATCTTCACAAATCTGTACATCTATAACAAAGAAATATTAAACCGATGTTACATTTCAAAGAAAAGACACTAGAAAATAATTTTCTAGTCAAAagaaattttaatttaaaaaatattt
The sequence above is a segment of the Lycium barbarum isolate Lr01 chromosome 6, ASM1917538v2, whole genome shotgun sequence genome. Coding sequences within it:
- the LOC132600482 gene encoding large ribosomal subunit protein bL9c; the protein is MASTATSLSWSSSFCLHNYTLAKTTNSETPKLSERTSIVAQKKAKKLRKIILKEDITQLGKKGELLDVKAGFFRNYLLPLGKASIVTPALIKEMKMEEDRIEAEKQQVKEEAAQLARIFETVGAFKVKRKGGKGKQIFGSVTAQDLVDIIKAQIQRDVDKKIVTLPEIRETGEYVAELKLHPEVTARVRLTVYAN